Part of the Bacteroidota bacterium genome, CCATGCAACCGCTGCCGGCCGCTGTCACCGCCTGGCGATAAACTTTATCCTGCGCATCGCCTACTGCAAACACGCCGGGAATATTTGTTCTGCTCGAACCGGGAATGGTTTTGATGTAACCACTCTCATCCATATCAAGCCATCCGTTGAAAATATCGGTATTCGGTTTATGGCCGATGGCAACGAAAAATCCGAAAATATCGAGTCGTCTTTCTTCGCCTGTTTTTTTATTTACAACTACTGCGCCATTCACACCGCTCTCGTCTCCGAGCACTTCTTTTGTTTCCGATTCCCACAGCACTTCAATATTTTTTGTATTCATCACGCGGGTCTGCATGGCTTTCGAAGCACGCATTTCACCATTTGCTTTTCGCACGATCATGTAAACCTGTTTGCAGAGTTTTGCGAGATACGTTGCTTCTTCGCACGCGGTGTCGCCCGCGCCCACAATGGCGACATCTTTTCCGCGATAAAAAAATCCGTCACACACTGCGCAAGCCGAAACTCCTCCAACTGTTCTGTATTTCTGTTCTGATTCAAGCCCGATCCATTTTGCAGAAGCGCCGGTGGCAATGATCAGTGTGTCGGTATGAATTTCAACTTTACCATCATCGATCCACACTTTGTGAACGGGCCCGGTAAGATCTACTTTCGTTGCAAAACCAAAACGTACATCGGTTTTAAAACGTTCTGCCTGCGCTTTGAAAAGTTCCATCATCTCCGGCCCCTGAATTCCTTTCGGATAACCCGGATAATTTTCCACTTCTGTAGTTGTGGTGAGTTGCCCTCCCGGCTCAGGCCCCATGTACATCATAGGTTTTAATTCTGCTCGTGCTGCGTAAATGGCGGCAGTGTATCCTGCAGGTCCCGATCCGACGATGAGGCATTGTACACGTTCCGGATTTGTATTCATAAATGAAATTCAATTTTTGAGAGGAACAAAAATAACTAATCGCGCTTAATATGTGTTCGGAATCGCCACTTATATATTCATAGCGTACTTCTGAAATGATGGTCCGCCATTTGATGGAATTAACGGTAATTTTGCTTCATTCCTAAAAATGAAAATCTCTTTTATGTTTATGCGGACATCACGGATCAGCGCAAGGAAAATTCTTTTCATTTTCATAATATTATTCTGCCTTCGTTCTGAAGCGCAGAATCTTCCTCCGCACGAACATTACATTACGGCCGGCTTCAATTTCGGAATGTTCGGTTGGTCGCCCACGAAAAGTTACCAGGCCGAGGGCAATGATAATTTCACAAGGATCTTTGGCGGTGGAATCGGTTTGCTGAGTGATGTGAATGGAAAAACACGTTTGGGTGTGGATGCGAATACTTCGATTGGTGTGAATGGCGGAATTCTTTTTCGTGACGGGAATTCAAAAAATTTCACCGGGCTGCAATTGGATTTCCAGAGTAACCGCGCCTGTTATGAATTTCTTCCTCCATTCCGCTGGACCACTTCACCTGTTGATTCTTTTTCACGCTGGGTGATGACGGATAAATATTTGAAATATTCTTTTTCTGTTCAGCAGTGTTTTTTCAGGAATGATGTTTCGGTAATGGGAGGCGAATCTTTTTTTTACATCCGTGAAGGATTCGGGCAAACATTCTATCATCGCAATTTCGATCAGCTCATTCAGCAGGATCATTTTGAAGACTGGAGGTATAATCAAAACGGAATGACGGCAACTACCATTGCCGCGAGTAAAACAAGTTACATGCTGAGCTCCGAAATCGGGTTGCGGAGTTTCGCAGGTGATCACAGCCGGACGTTCGATATTGGAATTGTTTTTTACGCGCCGTTCTCAGCAACGTACACCGATCAGTATGAGTTTTTCCGCAATGGAGTTTCGAGCGGGAAAAATAATATTACCTATGAAGGATCGACCGTGATGTGCAACATTCGTTATTCCTGGGATTTTAAAATGAAAGAACATGTGCGCGATACCACCGAACATCATCACAAAGATCTTTTTGTTCAGCAGCCCGATACGGCAAGCCGGGTGGTGGAAGTACAGAGTACGATGCGCGTTCATCACGATAAAGTGACTGTGAAACTGTGGGACAATGATGAAATTGACGGCGACAGCATTACGTTAACGCTCAATGGAAAAACGGTGAAAGAACACATCGATCTCAAGCGCAGAAAAAAATCTTTCCGCATTGAACTCGATCCCGGCGATAATTATCTTGTGATGTATGCCGAGAATCTCGGAACTGTTCCGCCGAATACTGCTGCTGTTATTATAAAAGATGGCTGGAGAAAAAGAAGAATGGCGCTCGAATCTGATAAGGGGAAAAGCGGTGCGGTGAAAATCGTGAATGGAAATTAGTCAGCCTTCGACCCATTCGGCATGCTCAGGGCTCAGTCTGACAATCTCTCAATCGGTGGTATTCTTTTGACGTTTCTTTTCAGTATTCATTGCAAGTTGGGGAAGATCAAACTCCCGTCTCTTAATTAATGCTTCTTTCTTTGCTCGTGACCAACCTTTGATTTGCTTTTCTCTTGCAATCGCTTTGTCAACATACTTATGCTCTTCGAACCAAACCAATTTCACCGGCCTTCTTGAAGATGTGTAAGAATTCTCTGTTTCATCATTTTCATGTTCAGCCAATCTTCTCTGAAGTTTATTTGTAATTCCGACATAATAGGAATCATCAGAACACAGCAAAATGTAGGTATAGAATATTGGGTACATTATTATCTTGTTAATAAAATTTTGTTGAAGTATTTGTCAGACTGAGCTTGTCGAAGTCTGACTAATGACAAATAATTGTATCGTAACTCGGATTATATCCGCACCAGATTCCGAGTCCGCCGTGTACATTGGTTTCAATAGTTCCCGGCGCTGCAAATGGATTTCCGTTATTCTCCACATCCACTTCGTAAGAGCGGAAAAAATTTACTTCGGCCTGACCAATCGTGCAGAATTTTACAGCAATGGTATCTCCGGTCTTGAAAAATCCGGCTTGCGGTCCATTATCTTCCGGTGCAGTTGATCCCGGATCACTCGGGCGATTGTAAGCGAAATCAAAATTTTTTCCTTCTACAAAACGATCATCGAAAGCAGAACCGAAAGGTGCCCGGAAACGATCATCAACTCCAACACGTTTTG contains:
- a CDS encoding GIY-YIG nuclease family protein, with the protein product MYPIFYTYILLCSDDSYYVGITNKLQRRLAEHENDETENSYTSSRRPVKLVWFEEHKYVDKAIAREKQIKGWSRAKKEALIKRREFDLPQLAMNTEKKRQKNTTD
- the trxB gene encoding thioredoxin-disulfide reductase, which produces MNTNPERVQCLIVGSGPAGYTAAIYAARAELKPMMYMGPEPGGQLTTTTEVENYPGYPKGIQGPEMMELFKAQAERFKTDVRFGFATKVDLTGPVHKVWIDDGKVEIHTDTLIIATGASAKWIGLESEQKYRTVGGVSACAVCDGFFYRGKDVAIVGAGDTACEEATYLAKLCKQVYMIVRKANGEMRASKAMQTRVMNTKNIEVLWESETKEVLGDESGVNGAVVVNKKTGEERRLDIFGFFVAIGHKPNTDIFNGWLDMDESGYIKTIPGSSRTNIPGVFAVGDAQDKVYRQAVTAAGSGCMGALDAERYLASRGVH